The Ruania alba genome has a window encoding:
- a CDS encoding phosphate/phosphite/phosphonate ABC transporter substrate-binding protein — MSAPLAACALAAASALALASCTTSSSGTTSDDDVIRFATLPLTDDPSVETPVDAMQELLEQETGMQVEITDVPNYSAVIEAIRAGHEDIGIMSGFPSALAVNTGEVDSLVAWPGTDEPVSTCLVLDDSPLQSLADITPETTIAFADPASSSGFFMPTHMLHEAGLTAGEDFQELFSGGHDRSFIALQEGQADVACTSTIFPTMAGQGDPMFPFDEGETRSIGESIGMPISLTFLGSQSMSAEKREALLAAIPAVFSDENRDVLGLYMEAMPEGLEPIVEPDRELFQPFVDIAAIADVDISDLE; from the coding sequence ATGAGCGCTCCACTGGCTGCGTGCGCCCTCGCCGCGGCGTCCGCCCTTGCTCTCGCGAGCTGCACCACCAGCTCCTCCGGCACCACTAGCGATGACGACGTCATCCGATTCGCCACCCTTCCGCTGACCGACGATCCGAGCGTCGAGACACCTGTCGACGCCATGCAGGAGCTCCTCGAGCAGGAGACCGGCATGCAGGTCGAGATCACCGACGTGCCGAACTACTCCGCCGTGATCGAGGCGATCCGGGCCGGTCACGAGGACATCGGCATCATGAGCGGCTTCCCCTCCGCACTGGCCGTCAACACCGGTGAGGTCGACTCGCTCGTGGCCTGGCCCGGCACCGACGAGCCGGTCTCGACCTGCCTCGTGCTCGATGACTCGCCCCTGCAGTCGCTGGCGGACATCACTCCGGAGACCACGATCGCGTTCGCCGATCCGGCCTCGAGCTCCGGCTTCTTCATGCCGACGCACATGCTGCACGAAGCCGGGCTCACGGCGGGGGAGGACTTCCAGGAGCTCTTCTCCGGCGGTCACGATCGCAGCTTCATCGCCCTCCAGGAAGGGCAGGCCGATGTGGCGTGCACGTCGACGATCTTCCCGACCATGGCCGGTCAGGGCGACCCGATGTTCCCCTTCGACGAGGGCGAGACCCGTTCGATCGGGGAGAGCATCGGGATGCCGATCTCACTCACCTTCCTCGGCAGCCAGTCAATGAGCGCGGAGAAGCGCGAGGCGCTTCTGGCGGCGATCCCCGCGGTGTTCTCGGACGAGAACCGTGACGTGCTCGGCCTCTACATGGAAGCCATGCCCGAGGGCCTCGAACCGATCGTGGAACCCGACCGCGAGCTGTTCCAGCCATTCGTCGACATCGCCGCGATCGCCGACGTCGACATCTCGGACCTCGAGTGA